A stretch of Primulina tabacum isolate GXHZ01 chromosome 13, ASM2559414v2, whole genome shotgun sequence DNA encodes these proteins:
- the LOC142521782 gene encoding F-box/kelch-repeat protein At3g06240-like, producing the protein MNKPDLFLMDLPSEIVVGILSRLPTRTIVSCRCVCKQWHELLSTPEFAKSHLSASTPGLLVLHMDPIWSEYRCNVVEHEDLSQLQYGFPCDQVTKFDPRALISSPAYYQIQTQGSVHGLICLRYQRSKSDDVIYVCNPITREYISLPRLPSVVEYANFTCCGFGVSSITGQYKVVYILQKSVLEAWQHDRRENYRSEFYEYLIYTLGTGSWRSIPENSPFEHAHMCFGVFLNGNLHGLVCNSSKSAMLISCFDLEDESFEPFSPPSPLQITSYPGDYILRVLDDCLCICESTFLYDEVGFVFWMMKEYGVKESWSRQFIFLATEICPALPFYGVSLIKGYKNGDILYSWEDETVYNYSNKTKTSHEVALFAQYSDSSDSFKTMLHSSSFLSLKSFDGENVISFADFSESSLGFSNTLGWSHMNVDLKILIE; encoded by the coding sequence ATGAACAAACCAGATTTATTCTTGATGGATCTACCATCAGAAATCGTCGTCGGTATCCTATCAAGGCTTCCAACGCGAACCATCGTAAGCTGCAGATGTGTTTGCAAGCAATGGCACGAGCTGCTCTCAACTCCTGAGTTTGCCAAATCCCATCTTTCTGCATCGACCCCCGGGCTACTTGTCCTCCATATGGATCCAATTTGGAGTGAATACCGATGCAATGTTGTCGAACATGAAGACTTGTCTCAACTTCAATACGGTTTTCCCTGTGATCAGGTGACGAAATTTGATCCCAGAGCATTAATTAGCTCCCCTGCATATTACCAAATACAGACGCAAGGTTCAGTACATGGTTTGATCTGCTTGAGATACCAGCGCAGCAAATCAGATGATGTGATTTATGTATGCAATCCGATCACACGTGAGTACATCTCTCTTCCCAGACTTCCAAGCGTTGTGGAGTATGCTAACTTTACTTGTTGTGGATTTGGTGTAAGCTCCATAACTGGCCAATACAAGGTCGTTTATATACTCCAAAAGAGCGTGCTTGAAGCATGGCAGCACGACAGGAGAGAAAACTACAGATCTGAATTCTATGAGTACCTGATCTACACGCTTGGGACAGGTTCTTGGAGAAGCATTCCGGAAAACTCCCCATTTGAGCATGCTCATATGTGTTTCGGCGTGTTTCTAAATGGAAATCTACATGGGTTGGTATGTAATTCATCCAAATCCGCCATGTTGATATCTTGCTTTGATCTTGAAGATGAATCATTCGAGCCCTTTTCTCCTCCATCTCCACTACAGATAACATCGTATCCGGGAGACTATATTTTACGCGTTCTGGATGATTGTTTGTGTATTTGTGAAAGTACTTTCTTATATGATGAGGTGGGATTTGTTTTCTGGATGATGAAGGAATACGGGGTCAAAGAATCATGGTCGAGGCAATTCATTTTCTTGGCCACAGAGATTTGTCCTGCTTTGCCATTTTACGGAGTTAGCCTGATCAAAGGTTATAAAAACGGTGACATCTTGTATTCTTGGGAAGATGAGACGGTGTACAATTACAGCAACAAGACTAAGACCAGTCATGAAGTTGCTCTGTTTGCTCAGTATTCAGATTCAAGTGATAGTTTCAAGACTATGCTTCACAGCTCTAGTTTTCTTTCACTCAAAAGTTTCGATGGCGAAAATGTAATCTCGTTTGCAGACTTTTCCGAGTCATCTTTAGGTTTTAGCAATACATTGGGATGGAGCCACATGAATGTTGATCTGAAGATTTTGATTGAATAA